In Fructilactobacillus cliffordii, a single genomic region encodes these proteins:
- the nrdH gene encoding glutaredoxin-like protein NrdH, with protein MKQITVYTKNNCIQCKMTKRFLTEHNVDFTEKNTSENPDLIPYLKDQGFQAVPVVESKVLDTFGGFRPDQLKRLVEQLATA; from the coding sequence ATGAAACAGATTACCGTTTACACTAAAAACAACTGCATCCAATGCAAAATGACCAAACGTTTTTTAACCGAACACAACGTGGATTTTACTGAAAAGAACACCAGTGAAAATCCCGACCTAATCCCCTACTTGAAGGACCAAGGTTTTCAAGCAGTTCCAGTTGTGGAATCAAAAGTATTAGACACCTTTGGTGGTTTTCGGCCCGACCAACTGAAACGCTTAGTTGAACAATTAGCCACTGCATAA
- the dnaX gene encoding DNA polymerase III subunit gamma/tau encodes MSYQALYRVWRPQRFDEIVGQRVITKTLKNALITDQISHAYLFSGPRGTGKTSTAKILAKAVNCQHLKDGEPCNECETCVAINQGALNDVIEIDAASNNGVEEIRNIRDKAKYAPTEATYKVYIIDEVHMLSTGAFNALLKTLEEPPSHVIFILATTEPHKIPATILSRLQRFDFKRISATDIEEQLTKILESKQVQFDDRAVKIIAKSAEGGMRDALSILDQALSYDPEQLTYDSALQVTGSVARDELQRYFEAVLAGDVSSGLQVVEATLADGKDASQFIEDLVDYCQNLLLYQQNEALVTADELGLLGDNFQKIAQEVDRRKIYQFVEIMNEVQQQLRFTYHPDLYLDILTVRLADAEVQPQPAESVPPAGYQQLEEQVAQLQQQLQSLQQRPVTASVTPAEQTTPAKRAIPNSPKAPQPDMNGIFGILDAATKSALEQYRSNWGALLQLLSVTQRAVLHVARPVAASDTGVVIAFDYGFLYQKAGSDEQLMTALEQGLEQLLGQVPKVFFVPKEEWPTLRQEYLQQHPRGTQSETADQQSEQSEPTAEEPKNVRRAKELFGDELVNVEDD; translated from the coding sequence ATGAGTTATCAAGCTTTATACCGGGTCTGGCGGCCCCAACGCTTTGATGAAATTGTGGGGCAACGGGTCATTACGAAGACGTTAAAAAACGCTTTGATAACCGATCAGATTAGTCACGCTTATCTGTTTAGTGGACCCCGTGGAACGGGGAAAACTTCAACTGCGAAGATTTTGGCTAAGGCGGTTAACTGTCAGCATTTAAAAGACGGCGAGCCATGTAACGAGTGTGAAACCTGCGTCGCCATTAACCAGGGTGCTTTAAACGATGTGATTGAAATTGACGCGGCCTCTAATAACGGGGTCGAAGAGATTCGTAACATTCGTGATAAGGCCAAGTATGCCCCCACGGAGGCAACGTACAAGGTTTACATCATCGATGAAGTCCACATGTTGTCAACCGGGGCGTTTAACGCGTTGTTAAAAACCTTGGAGGAACCACCGTCCCACGTGATCTTTATCCTGGCCACGACGGAACCTCATAAGATTCCGGCAACCATCCTGTCGCGATTGCAGCGCTTTGATTTCAAACGCATTAGCGCGACGGACATTGAGGAACAGCTCACAAAGATTTTAGAGAGTAAACAGGTTCAATTCGATGACCGCGCTGTGAAAATCATTGCTAAGAGCGCCGAAGGGGGGATGCGGGATGCCCTGAGTATTCTGGACCAAGCCCTTTCATATGATCCGGAGCAGTTGACCTATGACAGCGCTCTCCAAGTGACGGGGAGTGTTGCCCGCGATGAGCTGCAGCGGTACTTTGAAGCCGTATTAGCAGGTGACGTTAGCAGCGGGCTCCAGGTGGTGGAAGCCACCCTGGCGGATGGAAAAGACGCCAGTCAGTTTATTGAAGACTTGGTGGACTACTGTCAGAACTTGTTGCTTTACCAACAAAACGAAGCTCTGGTAACGGCTGACGAGTTAGGTCTGCTGGGCGATAACTTCCAAAAAATTGCTCAGGAAGTCGACCGGCGTAAGATTTACCAGTTCGTAGAGATCATGAACGAGGTCCAACAGCAGCTGCGATTTACTTATCACCCAGACCTCTATCTGGATATTTTGACCGTCCGCCTCGCGGATGCAGAAGTGCAACCACAACCGGCAGAATCGGTCCCGCCAGCTGGATACCAGCAGCTAGAAGAGCAGGTGGCACAGTTGCAACAACAATTGCAGTCGTTACAACAACGACCAGTAACTGCATCAGTAACACCGGCGGAGCAAACTACGCCCGCCAAGCGCGCAATTCCAAATAGTCCCAAAGCACCCCAACCAGATATGAACGGAATCTTTGGGATTTTGGATGCAGCAACTAAATCGGCCTTGGAACAATATCGTAGCAACTGGGGTGCGTTGTTACAGTTACTGAGCGTTACTCAGCGGGCCGTTTTACACGTAGCTCGACCGGTAGCTGCCAGTGATACTGGCGTCGTAATCGCCTTTGACTACGGTTTCTTATACCAAAAAGCTGGAAGCGATGAACAATTAATGACAGCGCTCGAACAGGGCTTGGAACAGTTGTTGGGTCAGGTTCCCAAAGTCTTCTTTGTTCCGAAAGAAGAGTGGCCCACGTTACGACAGGAATACCTGCAACAACATCCACGCGGAACGCAATCAGAAACAGCTGATCAACAATCAGAACAGTCTGAACCAACGGCGGAAGAACCGAAGAACGTCCGTCGAGCCAAAGAACTCTTTGGCGATGAATTAGTGAACGTGGAAGATGATTAA
- the recR gene encoding recombination mediator RecR yields MQYPEPVAKLIDGFMHLPGIGEKTATRLAFYTIDMPKDEVQQFAQALNDTKEKLTFCSVCGNITETDPCEICSDPMRDQSQVLVVEQPKDIATMEKMKDYHGLYHVLHGVLSPMEGKGPDDINISSLIKRLQKNETIKEVIIATNATPEGDATAMYLARLLKPAGLKVTRLARGLAVGSDIEYADEMTLFRAVEGRTEM; encoded by the coding sequence ATGCAGTACCCAGAACCAGTAGCTAAGCTCATTGATGGTTTCATGCACCTACCTGGAATCGGGGAAAAAACTGCCACCCGGTTGGCATTCTATACGATTGATATGCCGAAGGATGAGGTGCAACAGTTTGCTCAGGCTTTAAATGACACGAAGGAAAAGCTAACCTTTTGTTCCGTGTGCGGGAACATAACAGAGACTGACCCGTGTGAAATTTGTAGTGATCCTATGCGCGATCAATCCCAAGTGTTGGTAGTAGAACAACCTAAAGACATTGCTACCATGGAAAAGATGAAAGATTACCACGGTTTGTACCACGTTTTACACGGAGTGCTGTCGCCGATGGAAGGCAAGGGGCCTGATGATATCAACATCAGCTCTTTAATCAAACGGTTGCAAAAAAATGAGACCATCAAAGAAGTGATTATTGCCACGAACGCTACCCCAGAAGGAGACGCTACGGCGATGTACTTAGCTCGCTTGTTAAAACCCGCTGGCTTAAAGGTGACACGTTTAGCCCGGGGACTGGCCGTGGGAAGTGACATTGAATACGCCGATGAAATGACTCTGTTTCGGGCGGTCGAAGGACGAACGGAAATGTGA
- a CDS encoding class I SAM-dependent methyltransferase, with protein MSNFYYTPNPDVIHDEKEWDFTIKGQALHFISDNGVFSKRTVDYGSRVLIENVDLADLPDGPILDLGCGYGPIGLFLAKEYPDHQFELVDVNQRALALAERNAMVNGISNVTVATSDVYAGVSEQQFAAVVTNPPVRAGKDVVDTMITGAAAHLAPNGRLFVVLQKKQGAPSAKRLMQATFGNAEVIKRDKGYYVLASVQQS; from the coding sequence GTGAGCAATTTTTATTATACACCGAATCCGGATGTGATTCACGATGAAAAAGAATGGGATTTTACGATTAAAGGACAGGCACTCCACTTCATTTCAGATAACGGAGTGTTTTCTAAACGAACCGTGGACTACGGTTCTCGGGTCCTGATTGAGAACGTGGATCTCGCTGATTTACCGGACGGACCAATCTTAGACTTGGGCTGTGGTTACGGGCCAATCGGGTTGTTTTTAGCTAAAGAATATCCAGACCACCAGTTTGAGTTGGTGGACGTAAACCAACGGGCACTGGCGCTCGCAGAACGAAACGCCATGGTCAACGGGATTAGCAACGTTACCGTTGCGACGTCGGACGTGTATGCGGGGGTAAGCGAGCAGCAATTTGCTGCTGTGGTCACGAATCCGCCGGTTCGGGCTGGCAAAGACGTAGTAGATACCATGATTACGGGAGCTGCTGCCCATCTGGCACCCAACGGCCGGCTGTTTGTGGTATTACAAAAGAAGCAAGGGGCACCGTCGGCCAAACGGTTGATGCAGGCGACCTTTGGGAATGCGGAAGTCATCAAACGTGACAAGGGGTACTACGTCTTAGCGAGCGTGCAACAATCATGA
- a CDS encoding ABC transporter ATP-binding protein/permease, with protein MAYLQLQDIHKSYQVDHQEFHVLNGINLDFERGEFVSILGESGGGKTTLMNIIAGLDSQYTGDVLLNGKSLKHDTPKELDQYRRSTIGFVFQSFNLISHLTIRANVMVSLEMTNLSHHEQVKRADELLDQVGLSEHKNKYPNQLSGGQKQRVSIARALASDPDIIIADEPTGALDAQNTDEILRLLNQIAENGKLVIAVTHSQVVADYGTRIVHLANGLIDDDRVLKPAYPVDEQQKPFRDKVASMKSMAGMAWQHFRYNLKRNLLIMFGAAIGIFSVILMLGLGNGTKGYINHEIYSQINPNTIQVAKNVESDNPTPQETTLKQSDINRLKKISGVKKVSPGYFAAGSARLKSGNQTVPLTMVQTFDNTLRKSNIKTGRAPQTNEILISKKEAKQINHDHPNRVLGTKATFYLSASDDQTQTPQVMQKEVTISGITDGNSLPDAVTYGTLKSMYQDNNVAFGPNYLAVDITGGVQNVQPVQDRIKAVKNGSKPAFQITGAGSIVSTLNTYVNLAVAVLTSIAAISLLVSAIMIIVVLYISVAERTKEIGILRALGFSKGNIRKLFIFESVFLGFFSAVLAIILAYLVEWGANSLSQSGIQYNIMQISVGNAIFGLLVSVVICLLAALLPARKAAKVDPVVSLSAE; from the coding sequence ATGGCCTATTTACAACTGCAGGATATCCACAAGTCTTATCAAGTGGATCATCAGGAATTTCACGTTTTAAACGGGATTAACCTAGACTTCGAACGGGGGGAATTCGTTTCCATCCTGGGCGAATCTGGGGGTGGAAAGACCACGTTAATGAACATCATTGCGGGATTAGACAGTCAGTATACCGGAGACGTGCTGCTGAACGGGAAATCGTTGAAACACGATACGCCGAAGGAACTGGACCAATATCGCCGGAGTACGATTGGGTTTGTGTTCCAAAGTTTTAACCTGATTAGCCACCTGACGATTCGTGCCAACGTCATGGTTTCGTTAGAGATGACGAACTTATCGCACCACGAACAAGTGAAACGCGCCGACGAACTGTTAGATCAGGTGGGACTGTCCGAACATAAGAACAAGTACCCGAACCAATTATCGGGTGGTCAAAAGCAACGGGTTTCGATTGCCCGGGCGTTGGCCTCTGACCCAGACATCATCATTGCCGATGAACCAACGGGGGCTTTGGATGCACAAAACACCGACGAAATTTTGCGGTTATTAAACCAAATTGCAGAAAATGGGAAACTGGTAATTGCCGTAACTCATTCTCAAGTGGTTGCTGATTACGGAACTCGGATTGTGCACCTTGCCAACGGGTTAATTGACGATGATCGGGTTCTAAAACCGGCTTATCCGGTTGACGAGCAACAAAAACCATTCCGGGATAAAGTAGCTAGCATGAAGTCGATGGCTGGAATGGCTTGGCAACACTTCCGCTATAACTTGAAGCGGAACCTGTTAATCATGTTTGGCGCCGCCATCGGAATCTTTAGTGTGATCCTGATGCTTGGTCTCGGAAACGGGACTAAGGGGTATATCAATCACGAAATCTATTCCCAAATTAATCCAAACACGATTCAAGTGGCTAAAAACGTGGAAAGTGATAATCCGACGCCTCAAGAAACCACACTTAAGCAAAGTGACATTAACCGTTTGAAAAAGATTTCTGGGGTAAAAAAGGTGTCACCTGGTTATTTTGCGGCTGGTAGCGCCCGGTTAAAGAGTGGCAATCAAACCGTACCATTGACAATGGTTCAGACCTTTGATAACACTCTGCGGAAATCCAACATTAAAACTGGTCGGGCTCCGCAGACCAATGAAATTTTGATTAGTAAAAAGGAAGCCAAACAAATTAACCATGATCACCCCAACCGGGTCTTGGGAACGAAAGCAACCTTTTATCTTAGTGCTTCTGATGATCAAACCCAGACACCGCAGGTTATGCAAAAGGAAGTGACCATCAGTGGGATTACTGATGGTAATAGCCTACCAGATGCCGTGACCTATGGAACGTTGAAGTCGATGTATCAGGATAACAACGTGGCGTTTGGCCCGAACTACCTTGCGGTTGACATCACCGGAGGCGTACAAAACGTACAACCAGTCCAAGATCGGATTAAGGCCGTTAAGAACGGAAGCAAGCCTGCCTTCCAGATTACGGGAGCCGGTTCGATTGTCTCCACGTTGAACACTTACGTAAACCTTGCGGTAGCCGTCTTGACTTCAATTGCAGCCATCTCACTCTTGGTATCTGCCATCATGATCATTGTGGTGCTTTACATCAGTGTGGCCGAACGGACTAAGGAAATCGGAATTTTGCGAGCCCTTGGCTTTTCGAAGGGGAACATCCGGAAACTGTTTATCTTCGAATCAGTGTTTCTGGGCTTCTTTTCAGCCGTCTTAGCTATCATTCTGGCTTACTTGGTGGAATGGGGGGCGAACTCCTTGTCGCAAAGTGGAATTCAATACAACATCATGCAAATCTCGGTGGGAAACGCCATCTTTGGACTCTTAGTTTCCGTCGTTATTTGTTTACTGGCCGCTCTCTTACCAGCTCGTAAAGCTGCTAAGGTTGATCCGGTAGTTAGTTTAAGTGCTGAATAA
- the tadA gene encoding tRNA adenosine(34) deaminase TadA, with protein sequence MTEDERYMGQALVEARFAAQIGEIPIGAVIVKDHQIIGTGYNLREHTQLSTQHAELIAIEEACLAVQSWRLTGCTLYVTIEPCLMCAGAIVNARIDRVVYGAANPKAGAGESLYQALTDERQNHQVELETGCRATEAGAVMRSFFRDKRQRRKKRKQGLDK encoded by the coding sequence ATGACTGAGGATGAACGCTACATGGGCCAGGCGCTGGTGGAAGCCCGCTTTGCGGCCCAAATCGGCGAAATTCCCATCGGAGCAGTGATTGTCAAGGACCACCAAATCATTGGAACCGGCTATAACCTGCGCGAACACACGCAGTTATCCACCCAGCATGCAGAACTGATTGCGATTGAAGAGGCTTGTCTGGCAGTGCAAAGTTGGCGGTTAACCGGGTGTACTCTGTACGTCACGATTGAACCCTGCCTGATGTGTGCCGGGGCGATTGTGAACGCTCGGATTGATCGGGTAGTTTACGGAGCGGCGAATCCGAAGGCTGGGGCGGGGGAAAGTTTGTACCAGGCCCTGACGGACGAACGCCAAAATCACCAGGTGGAACTCGAAACTGGTTGTCGGGCTACCGAAGCTGGAGCTGTGATGCGATCCTTCTTTCGCGATAAGCGCCAGCGCCGGAAAAAACGGAAGCAAGGACTGGACAAGTAG
- a CDS encoding YbaB/EbfC family nucleoid-associated protein: MAMNGMNMGKLMKQAQDMQRKMSAQQAEIDQQEFTGKAPDDLVVATFTGDRKMKDLQIKKEALDPDDPDMISDLTIAAVNDALKQIDETTKNKMGQFTQGMNIPGL; encoded by the coding sequence ATGGCAATGAACGGAATGAACATGGGCAAGTTAATGAAGCAAGCACAAGACATGCAACGCAAGATGAGTGCCCAACAAGCAGAAATCGACCAACAAGAATTCACGGGCAAAGCTCCTGATGACCTCGTGGTCGCTACTTTTACCGGGGATCGGAAGATGAAGGATTTACAAATTAAAAAAGAAGCATTGGATCCCGATGATCCGGACATGATTTCTGATTTGACGATTGCAGCCGTGAACGATGCGTTGAAGCAAATTGACGAAACCACGAAAAATAAGATGGGACAATTCACCCAGGGAATGAACATCCCCGGACTTTAA
- a CDS encoding YaaL family protein, with protein MFNFFKPKDFEKEYDEELLQSLNLLKQDWDQAQQTEAAVADVDPQVKAQTELAKQKFEFMYRQARLRKIKNDHIQSSVYDS; from the coding sequence ATGTTTAACTTTTTTAAACCCAAGGACTTCGAAAAGGAGTACGATGAAGAGTTACTCCAGTCGTTGAACCTGTTAAAGCAGGATTGGGACCAGGCTCAACAAACAGAAGCGGCTGTGGCGGATGTCGATCCGCAGGTGAAGGCACAGACTGAGTTGGCCAAGCAGAAATTTGAATTTATGTACCGTCAAGCCCGACTCCGGAAGATTAAAAACGATCACATTCAGTCAAGCGTGTACGATTCTTAA